A part of Deinococcus aerius genomic DNA contains:
- a CDS encoding ABC transporter permease: MNPSDLWKLAWKGLTRRPVRTLLTALGITVAVASMVVFLSLGEGIRKVFTAELGGIGPDVQVSLSGLTQGFAPQPNLPQSVVGDLQKLSGELGITSVTPVVMTVRGSLDVTQSAVLYGLPAAQGVGAVFPNTPAARGRSLTPADEGQGVAVVGAKAAQNLHLGLGSVLNLNRRSRVKVVGVLAPKSGLVDSFIFLPLTTLQRAEGAQGRVSLVALKLANPRNARLVADTVSKRLNVEAQTQSDFLSFVDRALRISDAVRFGISLIALIVGGLAVANTVMMGVFERTREFGTLRAIGARPGFVRGLVLSESLLLALAGGVGGLILGLGGIAAVNAYTQQLAGIDAAALTPRLTLLALGISLLLGLLSGLLPARAASRLGITDALGRV; this comes from the coding sequence GTGAACCCGTCCGACCTCTGGAAACTGGCCTGGAAAGGCCTGACCCGCCGCCCGGTACGAACCCTCCTCACCGCCCTGGGCATCACCGTCGCCGTGGCGAGCATGGTGGTCTTCCTGTCCCTGGGCGAGGGCATCCGTAAGGTCTTCACGGCCGAACTCGGCGGCATCGGCCCCGACGTGCAGGTGAGCCTGAGCGGCCTGACCCAGGGCTTCGCGCCGCAGCCGAACCTGCCGCAGTCGGTGGTGGGCGACCTCCAGAAGCTGTCGGGCGAGCTGGGCATCACCTCGGTCACGCCCGTGGTGATGACGGTGCGCGGCAGCCTGGACGTGACGCAGAGCGCGGTGCTGTATGGCCTGCCCGCGGCGCAGGGGGTGGGGGCGGTATTCCCGAACACGCCGGCGGCGCGGGGCCGCAGCCTGACCCCGGCAGACGAGGGCCAGGGGGTCGCGGTGGTCGGGGCGAAGGCGGCGCAGAACCTCCACCTGGGGCTGGGCTCGGTCCTGAACCTCAACCGCCGCAGCCGGGTGAAGGTGGTGGGGGTCCTGGCCCCGAAGTCGGGCCTGGTGGACAGCTTCATCTTCCTGCCGCTCACGACGCTGCAACGGGCGGAGGGGGCACAGGGGCGGGTGTCACTCGTGGCCCTGAAGCTGGCGAACCCGCGAAATGCCCGGCTCGTCGCGGACACGGTCTCGAAACGGCTGAATGTGGAGGCGCAGACGCAGTCGGACTTCCTGTCCTTCGTGGACCGGGCCTTGCGGATCAGCGACGCGGTGCGCTTCGGCATCTCGCTGATCGCCCTGATCGTGGGGGGGCTGGCGGTGGCGAACACGGTGATGATGGGCGTGTTCGAGCGCACCCGCGAGTTCGGGACCCTGCGGGCCATCGGGGCGCGGCCCGGCTTCGTGCGGGGGCTGGTGCTGAGTGAAAGCCTGCTGCTGGCACTCGCGGGCGGCGTGGGCGGGCTGATCCTGGGGTTGGGGGGAATCGCGGCGGTGAACGCCTACACCCAGCAGCTCGCGGGGATCGACGCGGCGGCGCTGACGCCCCGGCTGACCCTGCTCGCGCTGGGGATCAGCCTGCTGCTGGGGCTGCTCTCGGGCCTGCTCCCGGCCCGGGCGGCGAGCCGACTGGGGATCACCGACGCGTTGGGGCGCGTGTGA
- a CDS encoding ABC transporter ATP-binding protein, whose amino-acid sequence MTGSCVLRVEGLSRIYPSGEGTVTALAPFTHAFPPGMTAVVGPSGSGKSTLLNLLAGFDTPTTGRVWVDGTDLHALPEAGRADFRLANYGFVFQSHNLVTILTALENVELPLTLAGLPPRERRERARALLDQVGLSGRASHLPSQLSGGEAQRVAIARALAHDPRVLLADEPTGNLDSHTGERVLELLTGPAREGRTVVLITHDRDVAALADHTLRVRDGVVTAGD is encoded by the coding sequence ATGACGGGTTCCTGCGTCCTGCGGGTCGAGGGCCTCTCGCGCATCTACCCCAGCGGGGAGGGCACCGTCACGGCGCTCGCGCCCTTCACCCACGCCTTTCCGCCGGGGATGACGGCGGTGGTCGGCCCCAGCGGCAGCGGTAAGAGCACGCTGCTCAACCTGCTCGCGGGCTTCGACACGCCGACCACGGGCCGCGTGTGGGTGGACGGCACCGACCTGCACGCGCTGCCCGAGGCGGGGCGGGCGGACTTCCGGCTGGCGAACTACGGGTTCGTGTTCCAGAGCCACAACCTCGTGACCATCCTGACCGCGCTGGAGAACGTGGAATTGCCGCTCACGCTGGCGGGACTGCCCCCACGGGAGCGGCGTGAGCGGGCGCGGGCGCTGCTCGACCAGGTCGGCCTCTCGGGCCGGGCCTCGCACCTGCCCTCGCAGCTCTCGGGCGGGGAGGCGCAGCGGGTCGCCATCGCGCGGGCGCTGGCGCACGACCCGCGCGTGCTGCTCGCCGACGAGCCGACCGGGAACCTCGACTCGCACACGGGCGAGCGGGTGCTGGAGTTGCTCACCGGCCCGGCACGCGAGGGGCGCACGGTGGTGCTAATCACCCACGACCGGGACGTGGCGGCGCTCGCCGACCACACGCTGAGAGTCCGGGACGGGGTGGTGACGGCGGGGGACTGA
- the alr gene encoding alanine racemase — translation MHSRAQALISESALAGNLTALARRAGARLLLPVKADAYGHGLEIVARIAARHPDVWGLAVAVPREAAALAQLNPGKPILLLTPPMPEEVGPLADLGVRLPVASLAEADALPAHARAHLKVDTGMNRLGARPGEAVEIGLRLAGRGLLEGVYTHFATADEPDLSFAREQLARFRRVLAALPPVLAHAANGGGILSFGVLPGLSLARPGLASYGFAPAHLREAVPLTPVMTLRARVTHVHPVHPGESVSYGGLWRAGRETTVATVGVGYADGYPRNATGKAWVLVRGERRPVLGRICMDQMMVDVTGLDVRVGDWVEVWGRNEVTVTDVAGWADTVEYEVLTGVGPRVERLAEAGDTVSRTPLPSKG, via the coding sequence ATGCATTCCCGCGCACAGGCCCTGATCTCCGAGTCCGCCCTGGCGGGCAACCTCACGGCCCTGGCGCGGCGGGCCGGGGCGCGGCTGCTGCTTCCCGTCAAGGCGGACGCCTACGGGCACGGGTTGGAGATCGTGGCGCGAATTGCCGCGCGGCACCCCGACGTGTGGGGGCTGGCGGTGGCCGTGCCGCGCGAGGCGGCGGCGCTGGCGCAGCTCAACCCCGGCAAGCCCATCCTGCTCCTCACCCCGCCCATGCCGGAGGAGGTGGGGCCGCTCGCCGACCTGGGGGTGCGGCTCCCGGTCGCCTCGCTCGCGGAGGCCGACGCGCTCCCCGCCCACGCCCGCGCGCACCTGAAGGTGGACACGGGCATGAACCGGCTGGGCGCCCGTCCGGGGGAGGCGGTGGAGATCGGCCTGCGCCTCGCCGGGCGGGGGCTGCTGGAGGGGGTGTACACCCACTTCGCCACCGCCGACGAGCCGGACCTGAGCTTTGCCCGCGAGCAGCTCGCACGGTTCCGGCGCGTGCTCGCCGCGCTGCCCCCGGTCCTGGCCCACGCGGCGAACGGGGGGGGCATCCTGAGTTTCGGGGTGTTGCCGGGGCTGAGTCTGGCGCGGCCCGGGCTCGCCTCGTATGGGTTCGCGCCAGCTCACCTGCGGGAAGCCGTTCCCCTGACCCCCGTGATGACCCTGAGAGCCCGCGTCACGCACGTCCACCCCGTCCATCCCGGCGAGAGCGTCAGTTACGGCGGATTGTGGCGGGCCGGGCGGGAGACCACGGTGGCCACGGTGGGCGTCGGGTACGCGGACGGGTATCCCCGGAATGCGACGGGAAAGGCCTGGGTCCTCGTGCGGGGTGAGCGCCGCCCGGTCCTGGGCCGCATCTGCATGGACCAGATGATGGTGGACGTGACGGGTCTGGACGTGCGGGTCGGCGACTGGGTGGAGGTCTGGGGCCGGAATGAGGTGACGGTGACCGACGTGGCGGGCTGGGCGGACACGGTGGAATACGAGGTGCTGACGGGGGTGGGTCCGCGGGTGGAGCGTCTGGCCGAGGCCGGGGATACTGTTTCCCGAACCCCGCTTCCTTCCAAAGGATGA
- a CDS encoding LCP family protein: protein MRRAAVVLLVVLAGLVALSAPAFPALSRYAALPRKADGPVNVLLAGVTPDYDDKAGVWPYPPKPEDFSFLTDTIMLAQMWPDGQVNLLSIPRDTWVNIPGRGWSKINAANPAGGPELLVRTVQDLTGVPIDAYALLSLNALRAVAEAAGGVTVDVPTRMKYDDNAGHLHIDLQPGRQHLSGEQVEGFLRFRHDNLGDIGRVARQQAFLTALAGQMRNPLNWWRLPRMVAAIDGNMKTNLTRGQIGALLGGALSGPKINTYTVPGTFGGPTWVPDRAGLANLIEEHFRDPNDPRSLTVAVVNVGAPGGSARRLKERLEGLGYRDVVTSNGERADVPTTVSGTSARAVLRDVGHGQVSQEPGVPGADVTVRLGNDTPAN from the coding sequence GTGCGCCGCGCTGCCGTAGTTCTCCTCGTCGTTCTCGCGGGCCTGGTGGCCCTGTCCGCCCCCGCTTTCCCGGCCCTGTCGCGGTACGCGGCGCTGCCCCGCAAGGCGGACGGTCCCGTGAATGTGCTGCTCGCGGGCGTCACACCGGATTACGACGACAAGGCGGGGGTCTGGCCCTATCCACCCAAGCCGGAAGATTTCTCCTTCCTAACGGATACGATCATGCTCGCGCAGATGTGGCCCGACGGCCAGGTCAACCTGCTGAGCATTCCCCGCGACACCTGGGTGAACATTCCCGGCCGGGGCTGGAGCAAGATCAACGCGGCGAATCCGGCGGGCGGCCCCGAGCTGCTCGTCCGCACCGTGCAGGACCTGACGGGCGTGCCCATCGACGCCTACGCCCTGCTGTCCCTGAACGCCCTGCGCGCGGTGGCCGAGGCGGCGGGTGGCGTAACGGTGGACGTGCCCACCCGCATGAAGTACGACGACAACGCCGGGCACCTTCACATCGACCTCCAGCCGGGGCGCCAGCACCTCAGCGGCGAGCAGGTCGAGGGCTTCCTGCGCTTCCGTCACGACAACCTGGGCGACATCGGGCGGGTGGCGCGGCAGCAGGCGTTCCTGACGGCCCTGGCGGGGCAGATGAGGAACCCGCTGAACTGGTGGCGCCTGCCCCGGATGGTGGCCGCCATCGACGGCAACATGAAGACGAACCTGACGCGGGGGCAGATCGGGGCGCTCCTGGGCGGCGCGCTGAGCGGCCCCAAGATCAACACCTACACCGTTCCCGGCACCTTCGGCGGGCCGACCTGGGTGCCCGACCGGGCGGGGCTCGCCAACCTGATCGAGGAGCATTTCCGCGATCCCAACGACCCGCGGTCCCTCACGGTGGCGGTCGTGAACGTCGGCGCCCCGGGGGGCAGTGCCCGCCGCCTCAAGGAGCGGCTGGAGGGCCTGGGCTACCGGGATGTCGTCACCTCCAACGGGGAGCGCGCGGACGTGCCCACGACCGTGAGCGGCACATCGGCCCGGGCGGTGCTGCGCGACGTGGGGCACGGGCAGGTTTCACAGGAGCCCGGGGTGCCCGGCGCCGACGTGACGGTGCGGCTGGGCAACGACACCCCGGCGAACTGA
- the rimP gene encoding ribosome maturation factor RimP has translation MNNNATHNSTDLHALADGVLRPLGYEVLDVQVQNPGRRPVVVIRMDRLDEQPITVEDLEAASRAVGAEFDRVDPIAGEYRLELESPGAKRPLTRARHYERMIGLKARVRGDGHAFTAPIKAVDGEQVTFDVGGEDVTLTVGTFQGHLAEFPDRHR, from the coding sequence ATGAATAACAACGCAACCCACAACTCAACCGACCTGCACGCCCTCGCCGACGGCGTCCTGCGGCCCCTGGGGTACGAGGTGCTCGACGTGCAGGTGCAGAATCCCGGACGGCGGCCCGTCGTGGTCATCCGCATGGACCGCCTGGACGAGCAGCCCATCACCGTCGAGGACCTGGAGGCCGCCAGCCGCGCGGTGGGCGCCGAGTTCGACCGGGTGGACCCCATCGCGGGCGAGTACCGCCTGGAGCTGGAGTCGCCGGGGGCCAAGCGGCCGCTGACCCGCGCCCGGCACTACGAGCGCATGATCGGCCTCAAGGCCCGGGTGCGCGGCGACGGTCACGCCTTCACCGCGCCCATCAAGGCGGTGGACGGCGAGCAGGTCACCTTCGACGTGGGGGGCGAGGACGTGACGCTGACCGTGGGAACGTTCCAGGGCCACCTCGCCGAGTTCCCGGACCGGCACCGCTAA
- the nusA gene encoding transcription termination factor NusA gives MTQGEFNFADALREVAQQRNINEMQLIEAFEQSLAQAYTRNVEPDRRVEVHLDPVSGELEVLIVREVVEKVEDENLQISLADALELDPGVEIGMEMEFPVDREKFSRIALQAAKQTLTQKMRETERNVVYNEYKDREGQVLTAQVVRSDNKGNWFVELGAGEAILPPREQIPGEKLVPGNRVKIYLKEVRKTPKGPTILASRADERLLDYLLRQEIPEVANGIVEVKAIAREAGQRSKVAVFSHNPNVDPIGACIGHRGNRIQAVTGELGRERVDVILWDANTRDFIRNALSPAKVGLIEVQPDIREATVTVTPDQLSLAIGKGGQNVRLAAKLTGFKIDLRETAAVSDLDAAMQQAMQDERGGAGKGNAAASAFDALFRDSKSVATASPDDTQE, from the coding sequence ATGACCCAAGGTGAATTCAATTTCGCGGACGCGCTGCGTGAGGTCGCGCAGCAACGCAACATCAACGAGATGCAACTGATCGAGGCCTTCGAGCAGTCGCTCGCGCAGGCCTACACCCGCAACGTGGAGCCCGACCGCCGGGTAGAGGTCCACCTCGACCCCGTGAGCGGCGAACTCGAGGTCCTGATCGTGCGCGAGGTCGTCGAGAAGGTGGAGGACGAGAACCTCCAGATTTCGCTCGCCGACGCGCTCGAACTCGACCCCGGCGTCGAGATCGGCATGGAGATGGAGTTCCCGGTGGACCGCGAGAAGTTCTCCCGGATCGCCCTCCAGGCCGCCAAGCAGACCCTGACCCAGAAGATGCGCGAGACCGAGCGCAACGTGGTCTACAACGAGTACAAGGACCGCGAGGGCCAGGTGCTCACCGCGCAGGTCGTCCGCAGCGACAACAAGGGCAACTGGTTCGTCGAACTCGGCGCGGGCGAGGCGATCCTGCCCCCCCGCGAGCAGATTCCCGGCGAGAAGCTGGTGCCCGGCAACCGCGTCAAGATCTACCTCAAGGAAGTCCGCAAGACGCCCAAGGGGCCGACCATCCTGGCGAGCCGCGCCGACGAGCGGCTGCTCGACTACCTGCTGCGCCAGGAAATCCCCGAGGTCGCCAACGGCATCGTGGAGGTCAAGGCGATTGCGCGCGAGGCGGGGCAGCGGTCGAAGGTGGCGGTGTTTTCCCATAACCCGAACGTGGACCCCATCGGCGCCTGCATCGGGCACCGCGGCAACCGCATCCAGGCGGTGACGGGCGAACTGGGGCGCGAGCGCGTGGACGTGATCCTGTGGGACGCGAACACCCGCGACTTCATCCGCAACGCGCTGTCGCCCGCGAAGGTGGGCCTGATCGAGGTCCAGCCCGACATCCGCGAGGCGACGGTGACGGTCACGCCCGACCAGCTCTCGCTCGCCATCGGCAAGGGCGGGCAAAACGTGCGGCTGGCGGCCAAGCTGACGGGCTTCAAGATCGACCTGCGCGAGACGGCGGCGGTCAGCGACCTCGACGCCGCGATGCAGCAGGCCATGCAGGACGAGCGGGGGGGCGCGGGCAAGGGCAACGCGGCCGCCTCCGCCTTCGATGCGCTGTTCCGCGACAGCAAGTCGGTGGCGACCGCCAGCCCGGACGACACGCAGGAGTAA
- a CDS encoding YlxR family protein gives MTAAPKPRHIPERTCVACRRKRPQPEFVRVTRTVEGWRVLAGNRTGRGAYVCADSPACWAEKRLRRAFGASAPLVSADLQALNPAMNDTSTGQTMTS, from the coding sequence TTGACCGCCGCGCCCAAGCCCCGCCATATCCCGGAGCGCACCTGCGTCGCCTGCCGCCGCAAGCGTCCGCAGCCCGAGTTCGTGCGGGTGACGCGGACGGTGGAGGGGTGGAGGGTGCTGGCGGGAAACCGCACGGGACGGGGCGCCTACGTGTGCGCCGACTCGCCCGCCTGCTGGGCGGAGAAGCGGCTGCGGCGGGCCTTCGGGGCGAGTGCTCCGCTGGTCAGCGCGGACCTGCAAGCCCTCAACCCTGCCATGAACGACACATCCACAGGTCAGACCATGACAAGCTGA